The nucleotide window tgatcctgtaagctgctctggaatCCTTTTTTGGCTGATGCTCAGGCTAAACAATCATTTAaatcaatgaataaataaataacatatgtATGTAGGCTCCCTCCATGATGTGGAGCACTTACAAATCCTGATGAGTTTTTATCTTTTGACACTGTCTTtttattattgaatttttattttacttgtatgccACATTGGAAGGATTTGTATCTTTAAAGGCGTGATAGAAATCAGTGCAATTAATTAATACTCATTGTGGAGTAACCACAACCAACTTTCACACGGCTGGGATTTGGGGAGCAAGTGTCTTATGGCAGAGAGTATCCTTGCAACCTGAGTCCCAGCATTTGTCATGTCCAAAATTTAACAGTGTTGTGTTTGCCTTGTTTGTGTGTGAATTGATATGCTCTCTGCCAGCTCTCTAACTTTGCCTCCTGATATTTCATGCCCTCCAGTATTGATGTTCCTCATTTCCCACTCCCAGCATCTTTGTCTAGTCAATTAAGCAATGGCTGACTTTTAGCTCCCAGGAGACACTTTGCCAGACACATGGCTATACACACACGCAGGCCCGCCCGTCCGCATACACACACAGACCGCTTGCATCTTACCAAGAGGTGCCGAGCAAATTTGATTAATCCATGATTAATCCATTATAGCCCTGGCTGTTCTGTATGCAGGGAAGGTGCTGTTGAGAAGGTGTGCAGACACATATAGCAAATTGCAGGGGAGTCAGAATCACACAGTAGTGCAATTTTGTGTGTATGGCAGAATTTGAGCATTTAAGGCAGTGTATGAAcaagttagtgtgtgtgtgtgtgagagagagagagacagagagagagagagagagagagaggtatgtaCCAATGAATGGTGCAGTCTCAGAATTAGAATCTGTGCGTGAGGGGGCAGAGGTTTGTGACCAAACTACCTGCAAACGTGTGTAACTGTAATCTGACagccctttttgtttgttttaaaagccaCTTCAGGAGGACATCATTGATAACAGAGAAGTGGCAAGAAGGGAGGGTGTTTAATCTTTCTTCAGCCATTCCCGCAGACTAAATGTCACATAcacagtggctgctggtggctccgtgtcagtgaggcagtggaagcaccttggatggctccttgaaagttaAGCCTAAAGccgctgccccgctgacatgaagccaccagccaccactgcaaacaTACAATTCTATAGTTCTCCTCCCTGAAGGATGTTGAATGTGTATTTGCAGAGGGAGGAAAGAGAACAAATAAAGAGTTTGCGTagacaacaatgtgtgtgtgtgtgtgagagagagagaaagaaacagaggtgcatatattattatttccatttatagaccacttactatctaaaagatctcaaagtggtttacagtagaatacacaaggtacaatttaaaaaatcaaattaatttacaaagcaaaatacagaaacaatatccatatacataaacgtatacataaacacagtataaaattcaccaagggaagcccataagccgcCCTCCCCGCTCTataaaagtgtcagaaaactgaaattatgttgatcgtggaggagggtgacaagcaggtaaaaggttatcgctCCCCTGCTGCGGCTTGccaccatttctcttgcctctccttcctcccgggGGGCTGGGGTGGGAGCACCCGCCGGCTGtgaggctccaggactcaagcctcGGCAGGCCTGcgtgtccattgttctgaaggcgGAGCATCTCTCCGGAGGCCGGTTGTGATCACAGAGCAGGACTGGCTTTAGCTGGGGTCTAAAGAGGGTGGCTGTTgtgttgatgttgatgggggaCTTCATGTGACCCCCACAATAAGGAAAATGTCTGTATGTATCTCTCAGGTACATCTgggtttgaagaaaaaaaaatctgtagacTTGAATGAAAAAGAAATATCTCTGTATGCAAAACTTGGGCTGCAATTAGGGTtgtgttctactcagagtagacccattgaaattaatgaacctcagtgAGGGTGGTATTTTATCTGTATGTTTCAATTTTTGAAGGCCACCTTGCATCCCAGTTTGTGGGaagaggtgggatatgaatgaaataataaataaataacaaacccttagtcatgttcattaacttcaatgggtcaactctgagtaggactagtactggATACAactcttatctggaagtaaggTCCATCGAACTCAATAgagcttgcttttgagtagacataaaGCAACTATATTAAGCACAGGTAATTcaagttagtgtgtgtgtgtgttacatccAGTATTTGACTGTGTGTGACTTGTAACAGTGTTTtgacagctgatttgcagtggacGTAGGGTGCCCACTTATGCATCCCCAAGAAAGAGGAAATCCATCACACACAcccaaagcaggacaaaaaaaggtacatatttgcataaaattggcAGCTGCTGAtttgtatgtatagatgcaaatttagaaatcattactataatttaaatagaaataccatATATCTCAAgttagtggggaagactgtgaccagatgtcctgtgtgcctgctccatcTACTCTCCAGGTGCTGCCCACTCTTgaggggcaacttcaaggcccctgcttgcTCTCCCTTATTATGGTTCTTGAACTTTAAACTGGACTCAGACTGGGCAGCACAGTCCCAACAGAGGACCGCCTTATCTGACAacccttcaaacagaagactgCCCTCTAATATAGGACACAGGGCCACACTATGCGGGTGTTCAATATTAAACAATATATGAGACCTACAGCAATAAACATTTGACGACTGTctttttataatacttcttgtgttctttttttttcttgtacaccacttagagatatctttatatattaagcagtatagaaatagtctaaataaataataggtaaCTTGTCATAGAATTTCAACGTTTGAAATGTACATTTCTTTATCCCACAATTTGGATATTGCAAACTTCCAATATCATCCAGAATGGGGGTGGGAGATGGTGGATATCTCACAAATAATTTTTCATAActctctataccagcctttcccaacctttgggtcctcagatgttgctgaactacaacttccatcagccccagccagcatggtcaatggtcaggaattatgggaactgtagtccaggaatatctggagacccaaaggttgggaaaggctgctccatacCATGCTGAAAGcctctattttattatttagttaAGATGTTTCTATCCCATTTCTGTACATCCTTGAAAAGGCTTGCAACAGAAGTTAAAATCATAAGCCACACAACCCAGAACACTGATTGTAAAAACTGTAATAAGAAAACTTATTcttattaatgatgatgatgatgatgtagtccCAGTATTCTACGCAGACCtgacctaagacattttgctacctgaggtaaAAAAGCATTGATGCCCTCCTCACCAAGTCAAGGTGTACAATACCCAAGTATGGTCTAGTTATTTTGGTAGCTGAGGTCAAGAAATCCCACAAGTGCTACTCCCTTGGAAAAGGAAGAGTTATGACAACAACTTGCTATCCTTTTGCAATAcctaataacaaaaacaataacaatttgCTATCCTTTTGTAACACCTAAAATCTGCCAAATTGCAGAGCTAGCCCTGACTTCAGGATTTGCATCCAGTCAGTTGTTGGTTGCTGTTTTTAAACACCACCCCTACCCATTTTCAAAACAGGACCTGAGGGCCAAATTAGATATACTGGCAGCCATGTTTGTGATTCATCTGTCTTGGCTGTTTGTGTATgaagtgaggggtgtgtgtgagcagAGTGTAATTTTAAAACCAAAAGGGAGCAGGGGTGAGAAGAGCTGAAAGTTCCCCACATCTTACCTCCTAGAAGTCTGTCTCCTCTGGTTATTTTAAATGTACTTCTACCCCAGCTCAGTTACTgaaatcatctgcaggagcatctTTGATTATCCCCagagttggtgaggctcacctGATGTCCACACAAAACCAAGCCTTCAGTACCATCGGCCCAGTCTTTGGGAATGCTCTTCCTATACAGCACGTGTGGGGAGCTTTTGGCCCTCtccatgttgctgaacttcaacacccatcatccctggccactgaccatgtttgctggggctgatggaagttgtagtttggcaatgtctggagagccaaagttttCCCACCCTTGCAGCAGGCACCCTCATTATTACCTTTAGACATGTACTGAAAACAGATTCACACAgatagttaaaaaaaaacttttttttacagttAAATGGTAATTTGTGATACTGCACATTTTTATAGCATATATATTTGTACACAGCTCTAATATTTTTTCTGCCATTGCAGCATTCAGGGTTGTCTCTAACTAAGTCCTGATCAAAGTACCCACTGATAtgatggacctaaattagtcatgtccattaacttcagtgagtctactctgagtagaagtagcattggctacaaccctctATGTATTGCTGTAAAATAAATGTATGTATATCTATGTGCCTGAGAGGGCAGATCACGGGGATGAACTGTGGGGAGAagagagctcccaggcaacaGCATAGTTCCCTGGAGCTGACATCTGCCCTAGGCCTCCTACACTGTTGGGTGGATGGCTATgagccaccattttaaatttTTCAAAATGCCCTGGAAcacccatagggttgccaggcccggggcctgagactgatcctgtatctttaggagcagagaaagtcagccaagtgcaggtgtacttgcaaccctgtaatgggaaaaaccacaaggtggaattctcccttcccctgcacaacttttaaagatacagaagacctcttggttgccaggcccagcctccaaaaggtcttctgtatctttaaaagttgtgcaggggtaagggagaattccaccttgtggtttttcccattatagttttgcaagaacacttgcacttggctgactttctcttctcctaaagatacaggatcagtctcaggccctgaacctggcaaccctaaacactcACTGTAGCATCTCACCATGGCACTGTGGGGAATCTTAAAATTAtggctgttgctgctgttatggCCTGGGAATGCATGGAGGGCATTCTGCTAAGAGCCCCCTCAAACTTGGAGATAGCCCTGAGAGCTTCTCTCATTCACATATCTCTTTTGTTGTTATCATTTGACtttggtcccatctgcactatacatttaaagctgtgttataccactttaaacagtcatggcttcccccaagaatttgGTAAGGgttctgagaattgttaggagacccctattccactcacagagcggtttaacaatcaatccctcttcccagggatctctgAAGActggctctgtgaagggaatagggactTCCTAACAACTCTGCACTTTTAAcaaaattcccaggattctttggggaaagccatgactgttcaaagtggtatgatactcctttaaatgtagagtgcaaaTAGggcctctctgcttcctgctttgCACAGTAACAGGACAGACGCATGAATAAAACAAGACTTAGGGCACATGAATGGAGTGCATTCTCACACACAAGCAGTTTGCTCTGCCAATGCAATGTCCACATGATGGACTGCTCATGTTCAAGGGGCTCCACACCACTACAAAACTTGTAGAGAGGGTAATGAGCAGAAGCAACATGGAAAAAACGGCCACATTTGCCCAGCAAGCTGCATCACAACAATGGCCCATCATGTCAAGAAATAACTCAGAAGGGCATCTGCGGGGAAtcagtggccctctagatgctgctggactacaactccccgtTGTTCCACACTACtgaccatcctggctggggctgatgggaattggagtccaacaatgcctggagggccacaggttccccacccctgcagtagagGCAAGTGACATGAGTCTCCACATATCAGTAGCTGTACCATGATGCCAGCCCTAAAAGTGCAGTAGCCTGTTTTGTCATGGGAGGCCAAGGCCATCCTCTGGTCATGTATTTTGAAAGGATGATGCTGAATGATGATGTGTTCTTTTCTTCTCTGAACACTTTCTCTGTGTCTCCTTCCCTTCTTACCCTCCATTCCACCACACCTTTTCTGTGTCCCCTACTCTGCGGGTTTAATTTTAACCGTttaccctcccccttcccttcttttATGTTGCATCTGTCACCGCGCACCCCCCTTTATGCCTCCCACCACACTGCACGCCATACTTCCTCCCATGGCTGCCTTTGTCTCTCACATCACCTTGCACCTTCTCTCTTCCTCTCACTCTCGCGCTTCCTTGGCTGCCCTCTCCCCCACTCTGCCCCCCACTGCCATCCTTCCCGTTTCTCTCTTTCACTCCCAGATTTTAATGATGTGATTCCAGAGACCCAGAGGCTGGACAGCAGTTTGCAGAAGGCCCGGGCCCAGCTCTCCGCCAAGGGCAGACGGCAGCGTCCCTCTCGGTCCCGTCTGAGCGACAGCGTCAGCTCCACGGAAGGGGATGAGATCCTGGAGAAGAAGGTTGGTGCCCAGGTGCTGCCTACCTATGCATAATTCTCGTCGTGTGTCTGCCTTGCTACTTGTACCTCTAGAAATTTGTTCAGCCTCCAAGAAAGTCTTGTAAAAGAAGAGCTGCAGGCAGGGTTCTTTGGTTGTGCCTTGCACTCTAATGAACTCCTGCACCACCGGACTAGATCAGTCAATGCATCTACCACAATCCAGCCTTAGAAAATCTTAAATGTTGGAAACTGCTTCATACTGAGTTGGACCATTAATCCATCTTGCCCAGTattatcaacactgactggcagctgctctccaagatttcaggcaggtagtctctcccagccctacctggagaggccaaggattgaacctgggaccttctggatgcaaggcagatgctccactactgagttacagcccttccgtGGAATATGATTTACAGCActggtggggaatctctggcccacgGGCCTAATTAGCCCACGAGGTAATTTCCTGTAAACCAGGTGACTGAAAAGTGTCTTGACCCACCCCCCTGTCAAAGTCGGCCCACAGCAGGTGGGGAAGTTTGGAAGTTGGCCCAGAGGGGTGGGAAAATTTGGAATCTGGCTCACCAGCCAGATCCAGTTATCCATCTCTGGATTATAGGTTCAAATTAGAAGAGTATTTTGACTAAACGTGaggaagatctgaacagtgtgagCTGTTCAGCtatggaacagactgcctcagaagGCATTCTGCCTCTCCTTTGCTAGAAGTTTTTTCAGCGGAGGCTAGATGGTCACCGGTTAGGGATGCTGAAGCAGATTTCCTGCATTGACAGGGTGTAGGACTGCATGATCTTTTAGGTCACTTCCAACTCTAAAGGTTCTCTGTGAAACAGTGGGCTCCGTTGGATGATACCTCCACCCCAACCAGGCCCAACACTGGAGGGGAGCAAATGCACCCATCTCTACTACACTAAGCATCCAGGACACCTGCCCCACCTATACATATGGGGACAGCATGTCCAGATGGCATCTGTATGTGTGCAGTTTGTCATGCATGAGGGGGGAAATTGTGTGGTTCCTGATTCAATTGGAAAGTCAACCATGTGACTTTTGAGTATATGTGAATGTGGCATTTGGACAATACATCCCCATGTGCACAAGAGAGATGGGGAGGAGCTgcatgccctccctcccctccttgtgTTGGGCCAAGTCATGGTACAAATATCATCAGGCGCAGACTACTATTTCTCATTTTCAGtggtttatcaaaagcttttaaaAGAAACAGGTTGTAGGATTGAACCTGTGCCCTGTCCAGCTGTTAGAgttgttttttatatataaaatcatAAATGGCTTGATAGTTTTCACCCATTTATTTAACCAATAAGGAGATACTCTGTGAAATGGGTggcaataattttttaaaaaatcaaggaaCAGCCTAtgatagccttccccaacctgttgccttccagttgttggattacaactcccatcatctcttatcattggctatggtggctggggatgatgggagttacagtccaaaacatctggaaggcagcaggttggggaaggctggcctgaGACAAATTTCAAATATAGTTTtacctgatttaaaaaaaaaagtttccttaGCTTTTGTCACCACTTCTTGGGTAGGATAGACAAAAAGCTTAAATCACACTGTCTCATATCTATATGGGCATCCTCCAGATTCATTTAGAACTGAGAACATGCTAGGCCCTGTATAAGAAAAAAAGAGTAATGTATTCCCTGCCAAAAACAATAACTGAGTGTTTTTAACAAGGAACGTGCACCGTGGATGGTGAGATGGTTGAGTGTTCCCTCCTAAGTGCTTCTTGAAGGGGCCCCCGGTCCACCAGGTGGGAGGCACGTATGACTTCTGCCAGAATGTCCCCAGCAGCTGGACCCCTTCTATCTGCTCTCTGCTTTCCTCTGCAGGCGGGCGATAGCTGTGGAAGTCCACTCCACCGCCTGAGGTCCCCTCTTCATGGTTCACTCCAGGCCTCATCGCCCCTCTCTGGTTCCTCACCCTTCACCCGCACTGCTGAATTCTCCTTTGATGCCCCGACAGTCCGACGGTCGCTGGAACAGGAGGAGCATGCTTCGTCACCTCTCATCCGTTATCGACCTCTGACCAACACCTCTTCCCAGGAAGCCTTAGGGGGCACCCCTACCAGCTCTTCACCCAAGTCCTGCCACAGTTCAGACAGTTCGCCTATCTATGCACGCAGAGAGAGGCACAGTGGAGGTAAGCTGGCTCTGGGCATTTGGGAGTTGGGGGAGACATAGTCCTTTCCACAAGGAGGGTTGTAGAGAGAAAAAGTGCATATGGTGCAATCCTGTGAGATGCATGACCTACCAGtgccggctggtggctccatgtcagtggggcagtggaatccgctccagattttagtctgagctttcaaggagctatccaaggtgtttcagctaaaacctggaatggattagCCTGCACAACtggcatggagctaccagccattACTGCTGCCTACCTGCATCTCTTTCTAGATTGACTTGATGCAGAGAAGGTTATAGCTCAGAAAGATCCCGTTAGGTCTTAAAGAAAATAAACGTGTAGCATATTTTTGCTCCTTAATAAACTTGCTCTTGAATAATTTTCTCTGCACTTCTTCCCAAGGCTTAATTCCATCCAGGGCTTCATTTCAGAACTTAATTTTCCAACGCCAAGCTATGGGTGCAGAGTATGAGAAGCAGTGTTCGAAAAGACAGAGttcctgagcatgtgcagaatgcctttccttcacttagccagcccccacttcTCTGGGATTGGAAGGAAAAGTGTCAGTGCCTGCCAACTCAGTTGTGAGCCAGGCTTTGGCCCAAGCACTTCTCATTTCAGAAATAAAACGCTTCCTTTCCCCTCACCTCCCTGCCCCATTTCCCTTTGCAGACGACAGCCAGGACACGAGTCCACCAGAGCCTGCAAGCCCCACTATTGGGCTCGACAAGAAAACCCGGCGAAAGTTTCTGGATTTAGGGTGAGTCTTTGAAGCTGTGCTACTTCTTTTGTTTCCTTGGGGCTCCTTTCATGTCCAGTTCTGCCCATGTGCTTTCTACCTGTCTCAGAATGGTGCCAAGTTCTTCCGTATGTGCCCAGTTATCCCTTTCCCTACCCGCAGGGTCACCCTCAGAAGAGCATCTTCtggaaaaagcaggaaagaaaaaGGGAGCAATCGGCTCTCCATGGGCAACAGGTAAGCAATTTTTGAATTTCCTAAGGCTCCTCCCAATTAATTTCTTGTTGTACCCTACAGTTATTTGCAAAGTGGgtgatacatacatacacacacacacacacacacaccttggggCATCAGAAATGTCCACCAAGAAAACGGTGTGGTCTTGAGTCCAAATAAGATGCCTCTAGCAATGACTCAGAAGACGGCCTTAATTCAAGCTCCGGGTCCTATTATGATAGGAATTTTGGGGCAGAGAGGTGGCATGATTAATCTGGATATTTTAAGCTTCCTCCCCATCCTGCACTGTGTTGCTTGTACataaaaactgccttataccaggtcagactatttgtacGTCTACCACAGACTTGACGACTGCAATTGACAGTAGCTTTTCAAGGTCTCGGGATAGGAGTCATGGTTAGGGAGAAGATTTGATGACATCATCACTCTGACTGAAGCATATCGCACTGTGATAAAATgctgtaaaaaatgtaaatgtactgccttcaagtcaattctgacttatggcaaccctatgaatagggttttcatgaggctgagaggcagtgactggcccaaggtcacccagtgagcttcatggctataaggggattcaaaccctggtctcccgggtcatagtccaacaccttaaccactacaccacactggctaatgCTGTAGGCTCCCTCAATGCTGTAGGCTCCCTCAATTAATTTGGGGGAGCCTAAAGCACAGAGTTGGTCAGAGCACAGAGCATCCTGCTGTGACTTAGAACCCACAGTATACAAGCCTCATTCATTCCTCCAAGCCCCACAATTATAATCAGTGGCAAGGATGAGGTGGGGTAGCAGATCAAATGGAACTGTTCAGAAAGTGTGAGTGCACACACAAGTATAGGAGAGGAAGGGTAGAAGGGTGCCCAGTCCAGACTGACCTTGTGATGTGACATGTGATGTGCACCTGAAAGTCTTAAATTACCAGCTCTTCCAGTACAATCTTTCTACTGTTAATCAGGGTAGTGACatcacaaaaaagaaagaaaatgcatcACCCAAAAAGATGGCATATATTAATTTAAttcaaatagaaataaaatacatctcaccatcgTGGGGAAGACTGTGCCTAGGGGGCCTGTGTAAGTTGTTCAGTCTCCTGTCTAGGTGCAAACTGATGATGGTCAACTTCTTGGCCCTTTGCTTTCcgttcttagggttctttatctttaaactggtctTGGATCATGCAGCCCATCAAATAGAagactccttcaaatagaggactgtcctctgacagctctACAGATAGAAGACTGTGCTCTGTAAATTTGGGTGCATGGCCATCTTAGGGCAGAGGTTAATTCATTCATTAAAAGTGCAAACTGTTTAAATCAACACAACCTTGATTTCTCAATTGTACTGACATCATTAAAATGTTGAGATCATTTTCGGTTTTGCACATTACATGTTATTTATGAGCCCAAAGATTATAATCAAATGTGATTGTCAAGTAAATACTGCAATTCATCACATTTATCCCCAAATTTCCCTATTTTTTCCAAACAAAACTAGGACAATATTGTTTCCCtcccttcacacacacccctatgCAGCTTGGCAAGCTTTAATCTATGGGTTAATGAATCAAAGCTTTCATTGCACATTAGTGTATGTCACCCGGTTAATTGGGATGGAGACTGAAGGGGATATTAACCTGCAGGTCTCACTGGCAGGAATGCTTAGCTGCCTCTTCGCTATCTAAATCTAAGAAGCTTCAAACAAAAGGATTTTCTTTGTATCCAAAAAGTAACAGGCAAAATATGTCAAGGATCAGGGTGAAAGGAAAACACAATGGCTCCATCTAGCAACAAGCACAGCAGCTGAAGAGCTCGATGCTgacacatcttttttaaaaacagcaactgcaTTTTGAATAAGCATTTTGGAATTCAAAGCAAAAACAATCACACTTCAAActgaacaacaataaaaaaacactTTGCTAAAAAAGAATAAGAATAAAAAGAACTATGCCTGAAATATTACAGTCATTAGGTGATGATTTTGAGGATTACAATAATCTCTTTTTAACTTGGATCTTCTGCACCACAATCTTTATAGCTCTGATGTACTTGTGTTCAATGAATATTCTATAGTGTAGATTCTCAGATTTTAAAAGTGGCCTTTCTCCTTTTAAGAACGAGGGGTCGCATGAAATGCAAGTTATCTCCCACTTAAGAGAACTGTTTCCTTCcatcagttgcctgttctggattgCAGAAGCAGCCTCCTGCTTCTCTCTGGTGCTTTCTGGAATCTGGTATTCAAGACACTTTCTGGAATGGGGCCCGGCGGACATTTAAATGAAATATCAGAGTCAGGAGTGGAACTGCGTGGCTCTTTCTAGGGCCTTATCATGACTTAGTTGTCTGGAAATCTCACAACTGTGCTGAGAGAACAGAAGGATGCAAGTGAAACTAATCAGCTGCTGACCATTTTTCATACTTGCTACCTTAATAGAAATGTATTTCAATGTGATTAAGGTATTATTTAGTTGATATATTTATGCATTTAAATaaattataccctgccttttaggAAACCTTTCCTTAAAAGGAGGCTTatgaaaacaaattaataacaacATAGTTAATGCACAAACACAATATACAATTCACAATACTTTCAATAATCcaaaacagatgaaaatattaaaaacagcatagtccattaaaagcataaaattacAATTGATTAATTGTGATGAATCAATTAAAAGCCAagtgattaatcaactaaaaatgTTTTAACTCATTGACTGACCCACTTTGCCCGATTGTAACAGGCCAATGATTCTTATGTTCCACAGGCCACCTCATGGAAGCTTAACaatgtgattttaggttgcttttaaccaTTTTTAGTGATATAATTTAAAACTTTGTGACCTGCcgtgggacctctgggtgaagggtaggcataaatcatcatcatctctggtGCTCATGCAAGTTTAAGCAATTGCTACCACCAAATTCTGCACACACAGAATTTAATTTCAAAACTGTCACCTGTCGATAGAACCACACGGAAACAGAGAATTTAACAGACCCTGGTATGGTTCCACCCGTTCTGGAGCCCTTGATGACATGGTAAGCCTTCTTGCATATCCTCGGAAGCCTCTTGCACCAATGTGGCATGACAATATAAAGTCCATTGGATTGCAGTGGTACTTTCTGGAATCTGGTATCCAAGACACCTTCTGGAATGGGGCCTGGCAGGCATTTAAATGAAATATCAGAGTCAGGAGTGGAACTGCGTGGCTCTTTCTAGGGCCTTATCATGACTTAGTTGTCTGGAAATCTCACAACTGTGCTGAGGGAACAGAAGGATGCATGTGAAACTAATCAGCTGCTGACCATTTTTCATACTTGgactctgccccctccccttcctgatcCTATTATTAgcttacttttaaaaagatttaaaggtttattttaaaaatgaattttgtaCAGAGGGTGTAATAGAATAAGGAAATAATCATGtagttaaataaaaaaatcatacaattgattcttttaacaattataattattatagaTCAGTTCAGATTATCTATAGTTTCTCATTTATATGATTAAAATTATATCTGGTACTAGTTTTCCAACATCTTGATCACTAGTTCTCAGATTCCAATATTGCATAAAGTTAGACCATCATTCCAATGGAGTCTCTCTTAATGCCATGACCTTCCAAATTTTTCTTACAATCGATTTTCTTAGACATTATCAGCTTAATAACCCCCTTTCCTTGTTAATATTTGTCCCCTCTCCTGCAGGGACCTGATGGAGGGCTCCAGTCGTTCCTCTGCCTCACCCTTCATGCCTTTCTCCTGGTTCATGGATAGCAGTAAAGGCTCCGCCTCCT belongs to Rhineura floridana isolate rRhiFlo1 chromosome 11, rRhiFlo1.hap2, whole genome shotgun sequence and includes:
- the SAMD14 gene encoding sterile alpha motif domain-containing protein 14 isoform X1, whose product is MSSSKLQDVDEVFDFNDVIPETQRLDSSLQKARAQLSAKGRRQRPSRSRLSDSVSSTEGDEILEKKAGDSCGSPLHRLRSPLHGSLQASSPLSGSSPFTRTAEFSFDAPTVRRSLEQEEHASSPLIRYRPLTNTSSQEALGGTPTSSSPKSCHSSDSSPIYARRERHSGDDSQDTSPPEPASPTIGLDKKTRRKFLDLGVTLRRASSGKSRKEKGSNRLSMGNRDLMEGSSRSSASPFMPFSWFMDSSKGSASSGSTASPTSSPKNEAFSRKKSASQESTLSDDSTPPSSSPKTLSTAPPEPKCSYPYHTLSQSSDEFLDEPLSTASTWSTQKVGQWLESLNLEQYMAEFAAQEVDGHQLLLLDGTKLKALGVSNAHDRSILKRKLKELNAAVEKEKKAQEKVEKQKEKQKKKEREQEQKKS
- the SAMD14 gene encoding sterile alpha motif domain-containing protein 14 isoform X2 — its product is MSSSKLQDVDEVFETQRLDSSLQKARAQLSAKGRRQRPSRSRLSDSVSSTEGDEILEKKAGDSCGSPLHRLRSPLHGSLQASSPLSGSSPFTRTAEFSFDAPTVRRSLEQEEHASSPLIRYRPLTNTSSQEALGGTPTSSSPKSCHSSDSSPIYARRERHSGDDSQDTSPPEPASPTIGLDKKTRRKFLDLGVTLRRASSGKSRKEKGSNRLSMGNRDLMEGSSRSSASPFMPFSWFMDSSKGSASSGSTASPTSSPKNEAFSRKKSASQESTLSDDSTPPSSSPKTLSTAPPEPKCSYPYHTLSQSSDEFLDEPLSTASTWSTQKVGQWLESLNLEQYMAEFAAQEVDGHQLLLLDGTKLKALGVSNAHDRSILKRKLKELNAAVEKEKKAQEKVEKQKEKQKKKEREQEQKKS